In Brevibacterium pigmentatum, the sequence ATTCGCCGCTGGCAGCGCTACCTCGCCAACGAAAGGCTCGAGGAGCGCGTGTATCGCAACCTCGCAGAACGCCGCAAGGGCGAGGACCGTGAGATCCTGCTCAGCCTCGCCGCCGCGGAATCCCGACACCAGGAGCACTGGATCACTCTGCTCGGCGAACACGCGGAGAAGCGCCGTTCCGCCGACCTCCTCACACGCTGCCTGGCTTTCCTCGGAGGCATGTTCGGCTCCGTGTTCGTCCTCGCCCTTGCTCAGCAGTCCGAGACGAGCTCGCCGTACGACGAAGAGGAAGCCGCCTCCGCCGAGATGGCCGCCGATGAGCGCATCCACGCCGAGGTGGTCCGTGCCCTGGCCGCCCGTTCCCGCGCCCGCCTGTCGGGGAACTTCCGCGCCGCCGTCTTCGGTGCCAACGACGGCTTGGTCTCGAACCTCGCACTTGTCCTCGGTGTCGGCGCGGCTGGAGTCTCGAACACCGTCATCCTGCTGACCGGCGTGTCCGGACTGCTCGCCGGAGCCCTGTCGATGGGCGCGGGCGAGTACATCTCGGTGCGCTCCCAGCGCGAACTCCTCGACGCCTCCACCCCCGACCCCGAATCCCGGCACGCTCTGGCCGATCTCAACATCGACGCCAACGAGCTCGCCCTCGTTTTCCGCGCCCGCGGAATGGAAGCCCGCGAGGCCGAGGCCCGCGCGCACCGCACCATCGCGGCGGCGAAGAACAAACAGGCACCGAGGCTGCCGAACCTCGACTCCGAAGTCGACCGCGACGAACTGGGCACCGGCCTCGGCGCCGCGCTGTCGAGCTTCTGCTTCTTCTCCTCCGGCGCACTCATCCCGATCCTGCCGTATATCTTCGGCATGTCCGGACTGCCCGCCGTGTTCCTGTCCGCCGGCCTCGTTGGCATCGCGCTGCTGTTCACCGGCGGCGTCGTCGGCCTGCTCTCCGGCAAATCGCCCGGCCCCCGCGCCCTGCGCCAACTCGGCATCGGCTTCGGTGCCGCCGCCGTGACCTACGCCCTCGGTCTGCTCTTCGGAGGCACCGCATGACCGACCTGCTCATCCTCGTCGACCCGGAATCCGGCACGTTCGTGCTCACCGATCTGCGTGCCGCCCAGCTGCCCGTCACTGATCTCTCCGCTCATCGCGGGGACGGCATCTTCGAAACCGTGCTGGTGAGCATGGGTGCGCAGGGTGCCACCGTGGTGTCGCGGGAACGGCACTTCACCCGGTTCCGCGCTTCCGCCTCGGCGCTGGATCTGCCCGATCCGGACCAAGGACTGTGGGATCGGGTCATCGATTCCCTCATCGCCGAGGTGGCCGCCGCCGACCCCGAGAACGTCGAATTCGGGATCCGCTACGCCCTCTCCCGCGGGGAGCAGGGTGCGGACGGGCAGTTCCGACCCCGCGGGTGGGCCTTCCCCGTCCCCGTCGACGACCACATCCGTACAGCCCGAAAGCAGGGGGTCACCGCCGTCAGCCTCGACCGCGGATTCGACGCCTATATCGGCAGCAAGGCTCCGTGGCTGCTCATCGGCGCAAAGACTCTGTCCTATGCGGTCAATCAAGCCGCCGGCCGTTATGCCTCGGCGAACAACGCCGATGAGGCCCTGTTCGTCTCCCACGACGGAATCGTGCTAGAAGGGCCGACCGCAAATCTCATCATCCGCCGAGGCGACCGACTCCTCACGCCGAATCCGGACGCAGGTCTGCTGTCGGGAACGACGCAGCGTCTGATCTTCGATCATGCGGAGGAACTGGGCCTGAGCGCCGAATATGCCGACCTGCGCCTCGACGACGTCAAGGCGGCGGATGCGGCGTGGTACGTCTCGTCGATGCGCACGGCGGTCGCGCTGCGCGAACTCGACGGGAACGCGATCTCTGTCGATGAGGATCTGACCGACCGGTTCCAGGAGATCATCCGCGGACGGTGACGCACCGAGGAGTTTGTGGGGATGACACGCCCTCGACCGTCCAGTCTCCGGGTGCTGTCGGGGATGCGCTGCCCCGAGCTCTTCAGGCTCGGGGCAGAGCGTCGGCGGGTTTCGCCGAGGGGAGAGTGAAGGCGAGAACGAGCCCGAGGATGCAGGCGGCGCAGCTGATCAGCCACACCGGCCAGAAGACGCCGGACAATCCCGGCAGCAGCGCAAGCAGGAATCCGAGGGCGCCACAGACGAACAGTCCGGTGACGACGCGCGTCTTCCACTTCCTCAGCATCGTGTGCCTTTCTCTTCACGTTTCGGCCCAGACCTTCCCTTGCCCGACCGAAGCGTGCTCTTACGCTATCTCCCCCGGCCTGCCCCGCACATCCCCCAAAAGTATGAAATGAGCGAACTTTCTCGACCTCGTTCGATCGCTGATGGCCTCGCACGCATCGTCCTGCGTTAGTGTTGTCTTCGACGGAATACTTTCCCGCGGCTCGTCGGAGTCGAGGGACGTGAGGTTCAAAGGAAAGGACACGAGCATGGGAAAGCTCGCTTGGCAGATCATCGGCGTGGGAGCGCCCATCGCAGCCGCATTCGTCGCTCGCAAGACCCTGACCTTCGCGTGGGAGAAGTCGACGAAGCGCCCGGCGCCGTCGAACCCCGTCGATGACGAGATCTCGATGTCCGAGGCTCTGGCCTGGACGATCGTCTCCGGCGTCGGTGTGGCCGTGGCTCAGCTCGTCGTTCAGCGCATCGCCGCGAACACCGTGCGCAACAGCTTCGGCGAGGAAGCCCTGCCGAAGAAGTTCCGCAAGCAGATCGAAGAGATGACCGATTGATCCTCCGCTGATCTCCAGCATCGAGACGGCCCGCGAAGCACTTGCTTCGCGGGCCGTCAGTCTGTCAGCTGCCTGTCGGCGGGGTCAGCCGGTGACGCGGTCGAGGATCTCGGCGAGGACCACGGCGTCGATCTGCCCCGGTGCCGAGGCCTGACCGATCTGCGCGAATGTTGCGCAGCTGCCGAAGTCGGCACCCATGATCCGGCTCGTCCGCCCCAGAGGTCCCATCGAGATCCCGAGCACGGGATGCGCCGCGGAGACATCCGCCGCAGCGGTCGCCTCGAGGAGACGCAGCACGTCGGCCGGCTCCTGCGGCATCATCGCCACCTTGGCCACATCCGCACCGGCCTCGCTCATCGCGGCGAACGTCCTCAGCAGGCGGTCGGCGGAGTCCGTGGCCTCGAAATTGTGGTGCGAGGCGACGACGGGTACGCCCGATTCCCGCGCCGAGGCGATGAGGGAGTCCGAATCCGCCCGGTCGATCTCGACGTCGACGGCGACGGGAACGCCCGATGCCCCGCTGCCCGGAATACCCGACGCTGCGGCGACGGCCACGGCATCAGCGTCGGCAGCAGTGCCGTCCCCCACCCCGACTTCGGCAATGCCCGCGATCAGCGCCCGCACCGCCTCGGCGTAGTCGTCTTCCGTGATCTCCACCTGCCCGCCTTCGAATCCGGTGCGCACGGTCACGAGGATCGGCAGCCCCGCTGTGAGTGCACGGGGAAGCAGTCGAAGGGCTGCCTCCGCGCGGGTGAGCGCAGAACCGGAACCGGCGGCGAGCAGCGGATCGATGCGCCATTCGACGGCATCGACGATCCCGGTCGCGGCGGCCGCGGCACAATCGGCGGCGAGCCTCTCGGCATCGATCGCCTGGGTGGGCACGATGACGGCCGGTCGGCCGGGATTGCGCGCGGCAGGCGAACCTGCGGCAGGATTGAGGAACGGCAATGATTTCATTTCTCAAGCGTAGGCGGTGACGCGGAGCGCGCGGGCAGGAGGACACGGGTGGAGACGATGCAGGTGGACAGGATCAGCGCACGCGACGGCTTCCCCCTCGAGGTCCAGGTCAGCGGGCCGAAGAACGCGCCCGCGCTGCTCCTTCTGCAGGGTCAGTCGAACTCGCACGAGTGGTGGGACGACCTGCGCGGGGACTTCGAAGCGGACTTCCGCACGATCACCTTCGACTATCGCGGAACGGGCGGCAGCCGGGGTGAGCTCGGCGAACTCTCGACGGCGAGCTTCGCCGAAGATGCCGTGGACGTGCTCGACCACCTCGGCGCGGATCGGGCCGCGATCTACGGCACGTCCATGGGCGGGCGGATCACGCAGATGCTCGCACTCAACCATCCCGAGCGGGTGAGCGCGATCGTGCTCGGGTGCACGTCACCGGGTGGGAAGCACGCCGTGAAGCGCCCCCGTGAGGTCGGCCAGGCGCTGGCCCGGCTGCGCGGTGCCGAGCACACTCAGTACCTGTTCGACCTTTTCTACACACCGGAGTGGACTGTGGCGGCGGAGTACAGCAAGATACTCGGCGATGACACGATGACGGCCGCCGAGTCATCCGCCCACCTGCGAGTGAGCGCCAACCACGATGCGTGGGACCGGCTGCCGGAGATCTCCGCTCCGACTCTGATCATGCACGGCGACGCGGACCGGATGAACCCGGTCGGAAATGCTCGGATCCTCCACGACCGGATCCCCAACTCTCAGCTGCGCATTCTGCCGGAGGGCCGACACGGATTCTTCGAAGAATTCGCCGAGGTGGTCACCCCGGCCGTGATCCGCTTCCTCACGGAATCGCCGCGGAAGCCTTGAAGGAATCACTGTGGAAGCCGTGACGGATTCGCCGCAGGTGCCTTGAGAGCAAGGCCGCCTACTGCATCAAAATCCCATATCCGGCAGCAAATTCATCAACGGCATATCTACATGCTCCAACCGATGATTATAACAATCAAGTAACGCACGGCCATCTGTTTGCCCAGGTCAGAGCGCCAGTCAAGGGTGACGCGCCGCATAATCCCAATAAGATCTCTACCGAAAATCCTGAACAAAACTACAATGGTGGATCAGATATCCGTGTGCGGTGAGGCGCGTGCGCAATTGAGCTATTCGGATCTGATCTGCGAGCACCGAACCGTGCAAACGGGGGTGAAGCCTCTCGTTCTTGCGGACTGCCAAGAATGCAAGGAGGAAGCACGTGAGCGTTGTCAAAGCGTCACACGTCTACAAAGTTTTCGGAAAGCGTGAGAACGAAGTCGTCAAACGACTCGAAGAGGGCGCTGACCGTGATGACCTGACCAAGCTCGGGACGGCCGCCGTCATCGATGCGAGCTTCGAAGTCGAGGCCGGCGAGATCTTCGTCGTCATGGGCCTGTCCGGTTCGGGCAAGTCGACCCTGATCCGCACTCTCAACGGACTCTGGGCACCCACTGCCGGATCCGTGGAGGTGCTGGGCACCGATATTGCGAAGATCGATTCGGCCGCACTGCGCAAGGTCCGCAGCGAGCACATCTCGATGGTGTTCCAGCACTTCGCACTGCTCCCGCACCGCACCGTCCGCGACAACGCCGCCTATGCACTGGAGATCCGCGGCGTCGCGAAGGCGGAGCGGGATAGGACCGCCGACCGCTGGCTCAAGGCCGTCGGCCTCGAAGGCTGGGGCGACAAGTTCCCCGAACAGCTCTCCGGCGGTATGCAGCAGCGCGTCGGCCTGGCCCGCGCGCTTGCGGCTGAGACCGACATCCTCCTCATGGACGAAGCATTCTCCGCCCTCGACCCGCTGATCCGCCGCGAGATGCAGGAACAGCTCGTCGAACTGCAGCGAGAGCTGAAGAAGACGATCATCTTCATCACCCACGACCTCAATGAGGCGATGTTCCTCGGCGACCGGATCGCGGTGATGCGCAACGGACGCATCGTCCAGGTCGGCACCCCGGAGGACATCCTCACCGACCCGGCCAACGACTACGTCGCGCAGTTCGTCCACGACGTCGACCGGGCACGCGTCCTCACCGCCAACAACGTCATGGAGAAGGCGCGTCAGACCGTGACCAACCAGAACGGTCCCCGAGTCGCCCTGCGCACCATGCGTGAGAACAGCACATCGGGCGTCTACGTCACGGACAGGGACCGCAAGTTCCTCGGCCTCGTCAGCGACCGCGACTGCATCGAGCACATCCGGACGGGCGCCACGACTCTCGACGAGATCATCAAGCCGGTCGCCAATCCCGCGTCTCCGGACGACCTGCTCATCGACCTGTTCCTCCCGACCGCGGAGATGCCTCTGCCGGTGCCCGTCACCGATGCCGACGGCGAACTCGTCGGCGTCGTGCCCCGGGCCACCCTTCTCGCCGCGCTCGGCAACCAGAACGGCAATGAAGAGCAGGCCGTGGACGCCGCTGTCGAAGACTGGCCCGAGCCGGTCGATACCGGGATCATCGACCAGGTACTGGCCGAAGGCGATGATGCCGTCGCACGGCAGACCGCCGGCGAAAGGGGTGAGCGCTGATGGAGAACATCAGAATTCCGATCGGAGCCTGGGTCGACACGGTATTCGACTGGCTCAAGGAGAACGTCGCGTGGTTCTTCGATGCCGTCACCTGGCTGTTCAACTTCCTCATCGAGGTCCTCACCGATGTGCTCGTCGACCTCCACCCGCTCGTCATCATCATCCTGCTGGCGCTCATCGGCTGGGTCTTCCGCTCATGGCAGATGGCCGTGGGCACACTCATCACCCTGTTCTTCATCATGACGATGGACCAATGGGTGGCCGCGATGCAGACCCTGGCGCTGATCATCATCGCCGCCGTCATCGCCATCATCATCGCCATCCCCGTCGGCATTCTGGCCGCACGCAGCAACAGAGCCTCAGCGGTCATCAAACCGATCCTCGACTTCATGCAGACGATGCCGGCATTCGTCTACCTCATCCCTGCCGTCACCTTCTTCGGCATCGGCGTCGTTCCCGGTCTCGTGGCAACGGTGATCTTCGCTCTGCCTCCGGGTGTGCGGTTCACTGAGCTCGGCATCCGCGGGGTCGATTCGGAGACCGTCGAAGCCGGACAGTCCTTCGGTGCGACTCCCGGCCAGATCCTCCGCGGAGTCCAGCTGCCGTTGGCCACGCCGACGATCATGGCCGGCATCAACCAGGTCATCATGCTCGCCCTGGCCATGGCCGTCATCGCCGGCATGGTCGGCGCCGACGGACTCGGAAAGAACGTCGTCGAAGCGATCGCCACCCAGAACCTGCCGCTCGGTGTCGAAGCCGGACTCGGTGTCGTGATCATCGCGGTCTACCTCGACCGCGTCACCGCGGCCCTGGGCAATGCGAAGGACTACCCGCACTCGCTCGTGGCGGGGATGCGTCGTCGCAGCGCGAAGAACAAGGCAGCTGCGGCAGCGGCCTGAGTCGATTGACCACACAGTCCTAATAGTCGATCACTAGAGAAAAGGAACACATAATGAAGAGAAGATTCCTCACCCCGTTCGTCGCTGCAGTCGCAGCCCTCGGCCTTGCTCTGACCGGTTGCTCGCAGGAAGCGTCGAAGGACGACGGCGGAGGCGGCGACAAGGGCGACATCAAGCTCGGCTACGTCACCGGCTGGACCGACGGCCAGAGCATCTCGCTCCTGCTCGAGGATCAGCTGGGCAAGATGGGCTACAACGTCGAGACTGAGACCTTCAACGACGCCGCCGTCCTGTACGCCGGTGTCGCCAACGGCGATATCGACATGTACCCCTCGTCGTGGCCCGAGGTCACACACAAGCAGTACATCGACGAGTACGGTGACAACCTCGAAGATCTCGGCGCCTACTACGACAACGCCGTCCTCACGATCGCCGTCCCGAAGTACATGAAGGACATCAACTCGATCGAAGACCTCAAGGGCAAGGGCAAGGACTTCGGCGGAGAGATCATCGGAATCGAGCCCGGTGCCGGTCTGACGAAGGCCACCAAGGCGATGATTCCCGAGTACGGCCTCGACGGCGAATACGAACTCGTCACCTCCTCGACCGCCGCCATGCTCACCGAGCTCGGCAATGCGACCGAAGCTGAGAAGGACATCGTCGTCACCCTGTGGCGTCCGTTCTGGGCGAACAACGAGTACCCGGTCAAGGACCTCGAGGACCCGAAGGGTGCGATGGGTGATCCCGAGAAGCTCCACTTCACCGCCACCAAGGGCTTCAGTGAAGAGTTCTCGGATGCCGCCGACTACATCGGCAACATCAAGCTCGATGACAAGCAGTACGGAGAGCTCGAGGACCTGGTCGTCAACAAGCACAAGGACGATGGCGAGAAGGCCATCGCCGAGTGGCTGAAGGCCAACCCTGATGCCTACGAAGGCGAGCTGCCTGACGAGGAATGATCGCTTCGCCGCGCCGGCCGCTTCGCTGAGGACGACCTCGTCTACTCGGCGGAACGCTTCCCCGCTGCACGGCGCGAGGTCATGAACATGCTGTGCCCTCCCGGTTCGGAAGAGTCGGGAGGGCACAGTCGTATGATCAGACTCGACTGAGCATCGCCGTCGACACCGGGCTCTCTGCTCGGACTGCGAACGGAGGACATCCCATGGCGACCGTCTCGGCAACCGTCGACACCTTCGTCGGCCCCCTCACCGTGGCAAGCGACGGCAGGTCGGTCGTCCGGCTCGAATGGCGCACATCCGCCGAGGCGACCGACGACTCCGCCCTGATCCCCGCTGAGGCGGCCGCCTCCTCGGATCCGATCCTCGCCGAGGCGGTCGCCCAGGTGCGGGCGTACTTCGACGGCCGCCTCGGCGATTTCGATCTGCCCCTGGACTTCGGTCAGGTCTCGGACATCGCGAGGGCCGTGCTGACGACCTTGGCCGAAAAGGTCCCGGCGGGGACCACGGTCACTTATGGTCAGCTCGCCGAAGCCAGCGGCACCGGGATTCCGGCTCGTGCCGTCGGCGGGATCATGGGGCTCAATCCGATCCCCATCATCGTCCCCTGCCACCGGGTTGTCGCCGGTGACGGACTCGGCGGGTACTCGGGCGGACTGCCCGGGCACGAACTCGAGACCAAGAGGCGCCTCCTCGAGTTCGAAGACGCCCTGCCGCAGCCGCTGTTCTGACAGCCTCGGGGTCTGCGAATCGCCCCCGACCGACGCGGCCGCCGTCTCCGCTCAGATGGGTCCGGCGGTCGAGACGGTCTCTCACGCGTCGAACAGCTCCTGTCCGACGTATCCGCCCTCGGTCGCCCCGGGCGGGATCGCCCACACGGTTGACCCGATCGGGGTCGTCCATTCGTTGAGCAGGTCCACTTCGGCGAGGCGGCGTTGGATCGGCAGGAACTGCCGCTCGATATCGGCTTGGAAGGACGCGAACAGCAGCCCGGAATCCCCGCCCGCGCCGGTCTCGTAGTTGAACGTGCGCCGGTGGATCTGCACCTCCGACCCCAGTCCGTCGCGGGCACGAGCGATATGCGCGACCGACGAGATCTTCGTCAGTCCGCGCCGATCGACGGCGGTGAAGTCCGGAACGTCGAACTCGGCCTTGCCCGACAGCGGCGCTCCGCTGTCCATGGTCCGACCGACCGCAAACTCCCGGGCCGGACGGTCGGCCTTGTCCCAAGTATCGAGGTTCATGGCGATATCGCGCAGAACCAGCGTCGTTCCCCCGCGCATCCAGGGCGGCAGGTGCGCACCGAGGTCGGCAGGCGGCTCCCCGCGAGCGGAGAACACCGGGTCGGCCGTCTCGGTGCCCTGTCCCCAGATGATCCGCGCGAAGTCCTCGGAACCGGGGCCCGGATTCGCCGTGCCATCGAGCTGACCGAAGAGATTCCTCTGGGTCTTCCCCTCCCTCGAACTGCCGTAGGCACGTCGGAAACCGTCGCGCTGCCAGGCCACCTCGGCGAACGATCGGGAGTCCTTGAACAGCATGCGTCTGGCATGTGCCAAGGTCAGCGGATCGTCGCCGCAGATCTGCAGGAGCAGGTCGCCCTTGCATCGGTCCGCATCGAGGCGATCGATCGAGAACGCTTCCAAGGGTTTGAGCCAGTCCGGGACGTGCTCCCTTCCGGCCAGGGCGACCAGCTCGGCACCGAACCCGAAGGTCACCGTCAGCCGGGCAGGGTCGACGGCGAGCTCGGATTCGGAATCGGCCAACGGCGCCCGTCCCTGCGTCAGCGCCGCCGCATCCGCGGTGAGCAGCCGCAGCCAGCGCACCGCCTCGGCGGCCTTGATCCCGGGTCTGAGTGTGAACGCGATGAAGTGCGCATAAGCCTGGGCCGAGGTCTCGACCCCGGATTGATGAGTGCCGTAGAACGGCTCGGTCTGCGGCCCGTTCGCCCCGTCCAGATCTCGCCGAGGCGGCCCTCCGTCCCCGTTGGTCGCCGCCTCCGCGCCCGGTCCGCGGCGGCCGATCCCGAACCCCGCGGCGGCTCCGACGATTCCGACACCGCCGGCGGCGGCCGCCGAGGTCAGGAGACCTCGGCGGCTGAAGCCGGAGCGATCAGGCTCAGTGGTCACCGTGATCTCCGTGATCTCCGTGGCCAGAGTCCTCGTGACTTGCGTCTTCCCCGTGGTCGGCATGGGCTGTGTCCTCGCCGTGGTCGGCTTGCTCGCTGTTGTCGGCATGCTCGCCATGGGCCGCATGAGCTTCGTCGTCGCTGGAGCCTTCGGCTTCGCCCGGTGCGTAGTCTTCCTGGGCTCCGGAGTACTCCTTGGCAACGGCCGTGACCTCGACGGCCTCGTCGTCGGCGGTGACGAGATCGAGCTTGATCTGCTCGCCCGGCTTGATCGCCTTCTTCAGTCCCATGATCATGATGTGATCGCCTCCGGGCTCGAAGCGGAGGCTTTCCCCGGCCGGGATGGTGAAGCCGCCCTTCTTCTCCTGCATGGACATTCCGCCCGAGCCGTCGCCTTCGGTTTCGTGGAGTTGGACCATCTCCGCGTCCGCGTATTTCGCCTCGACGAGGTTGATGTCGGCGTCGGTGTTGTTCTTCAGCTCCCCGAAGACTCCGGTCATTCCGTCGTCGGCGGCCTTGACCCAAGCGCCGTCGAAGCTGAGCGCTTCGGCGTCGACCGCGCTTTCCGAGGATTCAGCCGAGGTCGAGCTGCTGCCATCGGTCTGTGTCGAACCGGCGGCCTTGCTGTCGTCTTGGCCGCAGCCTGCCAGGCCGATGGCGACGGCGATGGGCAGGGCAAAGGCCAGGGTGATGTTCTTTCGCATGATGTCTGCACTTTCGTCATTCAGGTGCAGTCGAGCACATGTCGGCGCGCGCCGCGGTCGCCTGTTGGGCCAGGCAGTCCCGCGTGTTCCCCGTCGTCAGACGACGAGGATCTTCGGTCGCAGAGTCTCTGGTGCCCGAAGCTGCGGGCGCTGAGCCGCATCGCGTTCGTCCGTCTGTGTGCAGGGACCGCGGCCGGCCGGCAGCGCTTTCGTGAGCCTCTGCGCCCGTCACGGTTGCCAGCGCGCACCTCGTGCGAGTGCAAGTGCGCAGGGCACGTGTTGGCCAGTGTGCGGGCACGTGTCCTCTGCGCGCAGCGGTGTGCGCGGACGTGTTCGACTGTCACCGAGGGGCGGCCCGCCGCTGTCTGGGCGGTCGTCCGAAGATGGATGGTCACCCGGGAAACCAGGTGTGGGTCGGCGCTGCAAACGCCGATTGGGATGTCAGCCGAGCGCGGGCGGGCCGCGGCGGTAGTTCGGGCCGACCACCGCCGAGGTGACCGGCTGCGGCACCCGGAACGAAGCGCAGAGCTTGCGGAACGGTTCGTCCGCCAGGACTCCGGCCGCCTCGGCGAGGGCTCGCAATGCGCCGATCACCGGGCCCAGGGCCAGCTGCAGAATGCTGAGGACGATGTCCTCACCGCGCTTGAGGATCACGGCGGTGACGAGGACGGCGACGACGTGGGCGATGATCATCCCCACCGAGGTGGCCCCGTGGCTCGCATGCCCGAGCGCGGACGCGGCAGGACCGAGATCAAGAGTGCCAGGGGCTGGCACGATGTGCCCGGCGTGGGCGTGGAGGGCCGCCTCGGCGGAAGTGGATCCGGCACCTGCAGCTCCGGCCTGCCCGCTTCCGGATTGAGCGGTTCCCGCGTGGGCCCCCGCATGGGCGAAGGTGTGTGCGGACCAGCTCATCGTCAGGTGCATGAGCACCTGTCCGAGGCCGAGCAGGCCCGCCAGAGTCAGGTAGCCCAGGCGCCTGCCGGCGACGATCATCGCCGCCCAAAGGACGAGAACGAAGACGACCACAGTGCCCGGAATCGAGACGCCGCCACCGGCACCGAGGTGCATGAGCAGAGCAAGGAGAGTCGTGAAGAGGGCAGCGAAGAGCGCACGTACGGATTTCGTCCATCCGGTCATGGGCCCTCCTCTCAGCTCGCTCCCACATTCTACTCAATGTAGAACAATTTCGGGAAGGCGACTGACCCTACATCCGCAGCCAGGTATCGGCGGTCTTCTTGACCATGGCACCGGCATCAGCGGCAGCATCGCCCCAGGCGACGAGGTTGCCATCGGGGTCAGTGGTGGAGTCGGAAAGGACGACGACGTCGAAGTTGCACACAAGACCCGCCATCGCCGAGGCGTAGACGGCTCCGGGGGTGCCCGCCGAGGAGGCGCCAGCGTCGGCATCGCCCTCTGCCTGGGCGGCGGGGTCAGTGGTGACTTCGCCAGTTCCAGTGCCCGGCTCGCCCGCGGTGGCGTCGGCGCCGGCGATGATGATCCGGTCGACGGAGAGGTCATGCAGACCTGCGGCCAGATCGTCGACGCCTTCGAACACATCCGGACTCGCGGACCGGAGCACGAGATCCTCCTCATCGGGGACGAAGATGCTCAGCTCCTCATCAGGAGTGTCGGCGAGGTCGGCCTTCGTCGACGCGAAGATGAGCACACCGCCCACAGCGCGGGTGCGGGTGACGATATCGCCGAGGGTCTCCATGGCGTCATCGCTGGGGTAGCTGGCGTCGTCGGTGTCAATGAGGAGCAGGGCATCCATACTCCAATCGTGCCACGACCGACTTACACATTCGAAGCCGGTTCACCTCGGCTGCGGCCGACACCACCCCTGACCTGCATGGATTCAAAGAGGCTTGTCAACATTCTCGAACTGTGACGAACATCAGATTTGTGTTCGAAACTTTTATCGATCACCTATGGCATTCAACACATTATGAGCGTACACTGGATTCCAACAACAACGATGTTGGTGAACGGAATTCATCCCCATGACCCTCACTCCCGAACGCAGCTCCGATCATTCCGATCGGAACGCCGACAACTCCCCGCAGACCAGCGGTCACCCGCTGCTGGCCGACGAGGAGTGGGCAGATCTCAGCCGCTTTGCGCCCGAGGTCACCTCTTCGATCACTCAGCTGATGGGCCTCAAAGATGAGCTGCGCTCGTTCGATCGCCCCATGGGACCGGATCAGGCCATCATGCTCGCCGATGGGGTCGAGGCGATCACACGCATCAACGATGCGTTGTCGACGCTCGCACTCTCCGTCTGCGAACGCGTCGGAACACCCATCGATTTCGGCGCCAAGTCGACGAAGTCGCTCATCGAGAACCGATTCAACCTCACCGGCGCCGAGGCGAATCGCCGCACCGATATGGCCAAGAACCTCGGCGGACGCGTCGACATGGCCGGACAGGCTCTGCCGCCTCTCTACCCTGTCGTCGCGGATGCGCTCCATGCCGGCACGATCTCCGCCGCCCAGGCGTCTGTCATCGAAGACTGCATGCGCAAACTGCCCACGTGGGTCAGTCAGACGGTCCGCACCGACGTCGAGACGC encodes:
- a CDS encoding glycine betaine ABC transporter substrate-binding protein, which produces MKRRFLTPFVAAVAALGLALTGCSQEASKDDGGGGDKGDIKLGYVTGWTDGQSISLLLEDQLGKMGYNVETETFNDAAVLYAGVANGDIDMYPSSWPEVTHKQYIDEYGDNLEDLGAYYDNAVLTIAVPKYMKDINSIEDLKGKGKDFGGEIIGIEPGAGLTKATKAMIPEYGLDGEYELVTSSTAAMLTELGNATEAEKDIVVTLWRPFWANNEYPVKDLEDPKGAMGDPEKLHFTATKGFSEEFSDAADYIGNIKLDDKQYGELEDLVVNKHKDDGEKAIAEWLKANPDAYEGELPDEE
- a CDS encoding Dyp-type peroxidase, which encodes MPTTGKTQVTRTLATEITEITVTTEPDRSGFSRRGLLTSAAAAGGVGIVGAAAGFGIGRRGPGAEAATNGDGGPPRRDLDGANGPQTEPFYGTHQSGVETSAQAYAHFIAFTLRPGIKAAEAVRWLRLLTADAAALTQGRAPLADSESELAVDPARLTVTFGFGAELVALAGREHVPDWLKPLEAFSIDRLDADRCKGDLLLQICGDDPLTLAHARRMLFKDSRSFAEVAWQRDGFRRAYGSSREGKTQRNLFGQLDGTANPGPGSEDFARIIWGQGTETADPVFSARGEPPADLGAHLPPWMRGGTTLVLRDIAMNLDTWDKADRPAREFAVGRTMDSGAPLSGKAEFDVPDFTAVDRRGLTKISSVAHIARARDGLGSEVQIHRRTFNYETGAGGDSGLLFASFQADIERQFLPIQRRLAEVDLLNEWTTPIGSTVWAIPPGATEGGYVGQELFDA
- a CDS encoding methylated-DNA--[protein]-cysteine S-methyltransferase, whose translation is MATVSATVDTFVGPLTVASDGRSVVRLEWRTSAEATDDSALIPAEAAASSDPILAEAVAQVRAYFDGRLGDFDLPLDFGQVSDIARAVLTTLAEKVPAGTTVTYGQLAEASGTGIPARAVGGIMGLNPIPIIVPCHRVVAGDGLGGYSGGLPGHELETKRRLLEFEDALPQPLF
- a CDS encoding copper chaperone PCu(A)C, with translation MRKNITLAFALPIAVAIGLAGCGQDDSKAAGSTQTDGSSSTSAESSESAVDAEALSFDGAWVKAADDGMTGVFGELKNNTDADINLVEAKYADAEMVQLHETEGDGSGGMSMQEKKGGFTIPAGESLRFEPGGDHIMIMGLKKAIKPGEQIKLDLVTADDEAVEVTAVAKEYSGAQEDYAPGEAEGSSDDEAHAAHGEHADNSEQADHGEDTAHADHGEDASHEDSGHGDHGDHGDH